Proteins found in one Paenibacillus dendritiformis genomic segment:
- a CDS encoding bifunctional 3-deoxy-7-phosphoheptulonate synthase/chorismate mutase encodes MTQRNVHQLREQLDAINAQLLELLSERARITQEIGNEKGKQGVPRFDPVREKAMLDRLVASNKGPFDDKTIRHLFKQIFQASLNLQQEEQKKHLLVSRKNQQEDTIVTLDPIAIGGGTPVMIAGPCSVESYEQVRQVAAALKEAGITVMRGGAFKPRTSPYDFQGLGVEGLKILKEVGTEFGLKTISEIVDPAHIEMACEYIDVIQIGARNMQNFELLKAAGEVRTPVLLKRGLAATIDEFLHAAEYIVSRGNTQVMLIERGIRTYEKATRNTLDISAVPILKQESHLPVLVDVTHSTGRKDIMAPCAKAALAAGADGVMIEVHPDPATALSDAAQQMNIEEFNRFYTEVQQSGLLRQ; translated from the coding sequence ATGACGCAACGAAATGTACATCAATTGCGGGAGCAATTGGACGCGATTAACGCACAACTGCTGGAGCTGCTATCGGAACGGGCGCGCATTACCCAGGAGATCGGGAATGAAAAAGGGAAGCAGGGCGTTCCCAGGTTCGACCCGGTGCGGGAAAAAGCGATGCTTGACAGGTTAGTCGCCAGCAATAAAGGGCCTTTTGACGACAAAACGATTCGCCACCTGTTCAAGCAAATTTTTCAGGCGTCGCTGAACCTTCAACAAGAGGAGCAGAAAAAGCATCTGCTGGTCAGCCGCAAAAATCAGCAGGAAGATACTATCGTCACGCTGGATCCGATTGCGATCGGAGGGGGAACGCCTGTCATGATCGCCGGACCCTGCTCGGTCGAGAGCTATGAGCAGGTTCGCCAAGTCGCCGCGGCGCTCAAGGAAGCAGGCATTACGGTCATGCGCGGGGGAGCCTTCAAGCCAAGAACATCCCCTTACGATTTCCAGGGTCTCGGGGTAGAAGGCCTCAAAATATTGAAAGAAGTCGGCACCGAGTTCGGATTGAAGACGATAAGCGAAATCGTGGACCCAGCGCATATCGAGATGGCCTGCGAGTATATCGACGTGATCCAGATCGGCGCCAGAAATATGCAGAATTTCGAGCTGCTGAAGGCGGCGGGAGAGGTGCGCACGCCGGTCCTGTTAAAGCGCGGGTTGGCGGCCACGATCGATGAATTCCTCCACGCGGCGGAATACATTGTATCGCGGGGCAATACCCAAGTGATGCTGATCGAACGCGGCATTCGGACGTATGAGAAAGCGACCCGGAACACGCTCGATATTTCTGCCGTTCCGATTCTGAAGCAGGAGAGCCATCTTCCGGTGCTTGTCGATGTCACGCATTCCACCGGCCGGAAGGATATTATGGCACCTTGCGCCAAGGCGGCGCTGGCCGCGGGGGCAGACGGCGTCATGATCGAGGTTCATCCCGATCCCGCCACCGCATTATCCGACGCCGCACAGCAGATGAATATCGAGGAATTCAATCGATTCTATACGGAAGTGCAGCAGTCAGGCTTACTTCGACAGTAG
- a CDS encoding COX15/CtaA family protein, which produces MLSFRYRLLAWSSFVGMFLVLLAGALVTKTGSGRGCGDDWPLCNGKFVPAYTLESLIEYSHRFVTGIVGILVVVTFWHTWRYLRHHREAVAYAGGTLLFTIVQALMGAAAVKWPQQPAVMALHFGISLLAVASSMLLVAWCYRVDQKQEPASSRQLPKLICIAAWGIWIYCYGVVYLGAYIRHTGTEGACMGWPLCNGQLIPYLSGASGIVFAHRVAAAVLLLLLAGLHILVRRAAIKNRRSDWKYGTVIALALTIAQIMSGGLLTATIADENAYLFASLLHNVLATLLFGVLTDIAIRSWKHRIH; this is translated from the coding sequence TTGTTATCGTTTCGTTACCGCTTGTTGGCATGGTCTTCATTCGTCGGTATGTTTCTTGTATTGCTTGCGGGAGCTCTTGTGACCAAGACCGGTTCCGGGCGCGGCTGCGGAGATGACTGGCCCTTGTGCAACGGGAAATTTGTCCCGGCCTACACGCTGGAATCCTTAATCGAGTATTCGCACCGCTTCGTTACCGGAATCGTGGGCATCCTTGTGGTGGTGACGTTCTGGCATACATGGCGTTATCTAAGACATCATCGCGAGGCGGTGGCGTATGCCGGCGGAACGCTGTTGTTCACGATCGTCCAGGCCTTGATGGGAGCGGCGGCGGTCAAATGGCCGCAGCAGCCGGCCGTTATGGCGCTTCACTTCGGGATATCGCTGCTTGCGGTAGCCAGCAGCATGCTGCTGGTGGCATGGTGTTATCGGGTGGATCAAAAGCAGGAGCCTGCTTCTTCCCGCCAACTTCCGAAATTGATCTGCATCGCGGCATGGGGGATCTGGATCTACTGCTATGGCGTCGTGTATTTGGGAGCCTACATCCGTCATACGGGGACCGAAGGGGCCTGCATGGGCTGGCCGCTATGCAATGGGCAGCTGATCCCGTACCTGTCCGGGGCGTCGGGAATTGTCTTCGCGCATCGCGTCGCCGCCGCGGTCCTGCTTCTTCTGCTTGCCGGATTGCATATCCTTGTTCGCCGCGCCGCCATCAAGAACCGGCGATCCGACTGGAAATACGGAACCGTGATAGCCCTCGCGCTCACCATCGCACAGATTATGAGCGGCGGACTGCTCACGGCGACGATAGCCGACGAGAATGCCTATTTATTTGCCAGCCTTCTCCATAATGTGCTGGCAACGCTGCTGTTCGGCGTGCTGACGGACATCGCCATCCGATCTTGGAAGCATCGAATTCACTAA
- a CDS encoding carbon-nitrogen hydrolase family protein, producing the protein MKKRYIKVAAIQSAPILFDKPSAMDKIAQMTREAAGQGAALIVFPEVFVPGYPRGLSFGARVGSRNADGRRDWERYWASAIDIPGAETEAWGELAKELGVYLVIGVVERDREYSTGTLYNSIVYIGPDGRLLGTHRKLVPTGSERLLWGQGDGSTLTVIDTPVGRIGGLICWENYMPLARMAMYAQGIDIYLAPTADARDTWQATIRHIACEGRCFVIACNQFATKASYPADVACYEDIKGDPDMLCRGGSAIVGPLGEYVVEPLYNEEGILMATLDLSEVAQSRFDFDVTGHYSRPDVFQLIVNDKKQEVVRTAGMS; encoded by the coding sequence ATGAAGAAGCGTTATATCAAGGTTGCTGCCATTCAATCCGCACCCATCTTGTTCGATAAGCCCAGCGCCATGGATAAGATTGCCCAGATGACAAGAGAGGCAGCCGGACAAGGGGCGGCATTGATTGTGTTCCCGGAGGTGTTCGTTCCGGGCTACCCGCGGGGACTCAGCTTCGGCGCGCGCGTCGGCAGCCGGAATGCCGACGGGAGAAGAGACTGGGAGCGCTATTGGGCCAGCGCCATCGATATCCCGGGGGCGGAGACCGAGGCCTGGGGCGAGCTGGCGAAGGAATTGGGCGTGTATCTGGTCATCGGCGTAGTGGAGCGGGACCGGGAATACAGTACCGGAACGCTATACAATTCCATCGTATACATCGGTCCGGACGGCCGTCTGTTAGGCACCCATCGCAAGCTTGTCCCTACCGGTTCGGAACGGCTGTTATGGGGTCAAGGGGACGGCAGCACGCTGACGGTCATCGACACCCCTGTCGGAAGAATCGGCGGGTTGATCTGTTGGGAGAACTACATGCCGCTCGCCCGCATGGCCATGTATGCGCAAGGCATCGACATTTACCTGGCTCCTACGGCAGATGCCCGCGATACGTGGCAAGCGACGATACGGCATATCGCCTGTGAAGGCCGCTGCTTCGTCATTGCCTGCAATCAGTTCGCGACCAAGGCTTCCTATCCTGCCGATGTGGCCTGCTATGAGGACATCAAGGGAGATCCCGATATGCTGTGCAGAGGTGGAAGCGCCATTGTTGGTCCGCTTGGCGAGTATGTCGTGGAGCCGCTCTATAACGAGGAAGGCATTCTCATGGCCACCCTCGATCTTTCCGAGGTTGCCCAAAGCCGTTTTGATTTCGATGTGACGGGCCATTATAGCCGTCCAGACGTCTTTCAATTGATCGTGAACGATAAAAAACAAGAAGTCGTACGAACTGCAGGCATGTCATAA
- the dapA gene encoding 4-hydroxy-tetrahydrodipicolinate synthase: protein MEWIAVLTQDHLRGVMVPIVTPFDRSGNVDFDSFKKLIARLVSKGIHGLIVNGTTGESPVIESRELEDLILTARQAIPATLGVPLIVGTGSNNTSATVKRTAQAKSLGADAALVVTPYYNRPSQQGIIQHFQALAEAELPVILYDIPYRTGVQLELETIKAIMRMDHVIGLKESTGNLKRLAALARCMTKPVLCGEDELFFASLCCGAAGGILASANLDSDQFVQVYEQYQTDNINESRRIFDQLLPLIQFLFSEPNPAPLKWLLAQRGHIRSDRLRLPMTAISSAASKKGTRLIQGHAGT, encoded by the coding sequence ATGGAGTGGATAGCAGTGCTTACCCAAGATCATTTGCGTGGCGTTATGGTTCCTATCGTTACGCCCTTCGATCGCAGCGGGAATGTAGACTTCGACTCGTTCAAAAAACTGATTGCGCGCTTGGTGAGCAAAGGAATTCACGGCCTGATCGTGAATGGAACGACCGGGGAATCCCCGGTGATCGAATCCCGCGAGCTGGAAGACTTAATCCTGACCGCGCGCCAAGCCATCCCGGCAACTCTAGGCGTCCCGCTCATTGTCGGTACCGGCTCTAACAATACGTCAGCTACCGTGAAGAGAACCGCGCAGGCCAAATCGCTTGGAGCGGATGCCGCTCTCGTCGTCACGCCCTATTACAATCGTCCGTCGCAGCAAGGCATCATCCAGCATTTTCAGGCGCTTGCCGAGGCAGAGCTGCCCGTAATTCTGTACGATATCCCTTATCGCACGGGGGTGCAGCTTGAACTGGAGACGATAAAAGCGATCATGAGGATGGATCATGTGATTGGACTCAAGGAAAGCACAGGCAATTTGAAGCGGCTTGCCGCCCTGGCCCGCTGCATGACCAAGCCGGTGCTGTGCGGAGAGGATGAACTGTTTTTTGCTTCCTTATGCTGCGGAGCGGCTGGAGGAATATTAGCCAGCGCGAATCTGGACAGCGATCAGTTCGTGCAAGTATATGAGCAGTATCAGACGGATAACATCAATGAATCGCGGCGAATATTCGATCAACTGCTGCCGCTTATCCAGTTTCTCTTTTCCGAACCGAATCCCGCTCCGCTGAAATGGCTGCTCGCGCAGCGCGGACATATCCGGTCTGACCGGCTTCGCCTGCCGATGACCGCGATTAGCAGCGCCGCGAGCAAAAAGGGAACTCGTCTCATCCAAGGGCACGCGGGAACATAG
- a CDS encoding LysR family transcriptional regulator — protein sequence MIELLEGRVMKTFIAVMEEKSFSRAADRLGYVQSTVTTHIQSLEQACKQKLFHRLPRGVKPTPAGEKMMKYAYQFVHLGSSIEEAMNELEQPKGTVYLRMQESFFLTRFSSFMPYFVNKYPEVKLRIEAGFYQDILDHVLEHAIDFGMVPRDPQRHDIVFYPLVEEKLIFIASRALMREVETEGLQRLSQEVLISFGTDCLYHTQANQALQEAGIAVKEALELPSLDMIKQSVKCGSGFALIPEIAVQAELVSGEFDVLPIRSDIRSTHGMIVHKSRELSYPARLLLSEWTEHSNVQSLYF from the coding sequence ATGATAGAACTGCTGGAAGGAAGAGTCATGAAAACCTTTATTGCCGTGATGGAAGAAAAAAGCTTCAGCCGGGCGGCGGATCGGTTGGGATATGTTCAATCGACGGTAACCACCCATATTCAGTCTCTGGAGCAGGCGTGCAAGCAGAAATTATTCCATCGCTTGCCGCGCGGTGTGAAGCCAACGCCCGCCGGTGAAAAAATGATGAAATATGCCTATCAATTTGTTCATTTGGGATCTTCGATCGAGGAAGCGATGAATGAGTTGGAGCAGCCCAAGGGCACGGTTTATCTTCGTATGCAGGAATCTTTTTTTCTGACGCGCTTTTCTTCCTTTATGCCGTATTTTGTGAACAAGTACCCGGAAGTCAAATTGCGGATTGAAGCGGGCTTTTATCAGGATATTCTCGATCATGTGCTGGAGCATGCGATTGATTTCGGCATGGTTCCGCGCGATCCGCAGCGGCATGATATCGTCTTTTATCCCTTGGTGGAAGAGAAATTGATTTTTATTGCTTCCCGGGCGCTGATGAGGGAGGTGGAGACGGAAGGGCTTCAGCGGTTAAGCCAAGAGGTCTTGATTAGCTTCGGAACCGATTGCCTGTATCATACGCAAGCGAACCAGGCGCTGCAGGAGGCGGGCATTGCCGTGAAGGAGGCGCTGGAGCTCCCAAGCCTCGACATGATTAAGCAATCCGTGAAATGCGGGTCAGGCTTTGCCTTGATTCCGGAAATTGCGGTGCAAGCCGAACTTGTCTCAGGAGAGTTCGACGTGCTTCCCATCCGTTCAGACATCCGCTCGACGCATGGAATGATCGTTCATAAAAGCAGAGAATTAAGCTATCCGGCTAGATTGCTGCTGTCGGAATGGACAGAGCATTCCAATGTGCAGTCCTTATACTTCTAA
- a CDS encoding GlcG/HbpS family heme-binding protein: MIKLTLEMAKLLLAAAERKSRELGLSEVIAIVDEGTNLIALHRMDNARIAAIDIAVNKAWTSVAMKMPTSNLSEAALPGGPSFGINTTNQGRIVILGGGIPLVKKGVLVGGIGVSGGTSAQDIEVANAAVQAFESIHERGGSPIGTVRIGTHHSAVPSPYFIRE, translated from the coding sequence TTGATCAAACTGACATTGGAAATGGCGAAGCTGCTGCTCGCCGCCGCGGAACGGAAGTCTCGCGAGCTCGGTCTATCCGAGGTGATCGCTATTGTGGACGAAGGGACGAACCTCATCGCGCTGCACCGGATGGATAATGCGCGAATCGCCGCTATCGATATCGCTGTCAACAAAGCATGGACCAGTGTGGCGATGAAAATGCCGACATCCAATCTGTCTGAGGCAGCGCTTCCCGGCGGCCCGTCCTTCGGCATCAACACGACGAATCAAGGAAGAATCGTCATCTTGGGCGGAGGCATCCCGCTTGTCAAAAAAGGGGTCCTCGTCGGGGGAATCGGCGTAAGCGGCGGCACAAGCGCTCAAGACATCGAAGTGGCCAATGCCGCCGTGCAAGCGTTCGAGAGTATTCACGAGCGAGGCGGCTCGCCAATCGGAACCGTACG
- a CDS encoding FAS1-like dehydratase domain-containing protein, whose amino-acid sequence MIQINDVFTWERTFTKEDVLEFGRISGDQGRHHVEPDERGRLMVQGLLTASIGTKIGGDLNYIAREMVSEFIRPVFTGDTITCKITLTNLEQLEGFKKVELKSVYRNQQGKEVIRGSSRGIIRD is encoded by the coding sequence ATGATTCAAATAAATGATGTTTTTACATGGGAAAGAACGTTTACGAAAGAAGATGTTTTGGAGTTTGGACGTATTTCTGGGGATCAAGGCAGGCACCATGTAGAACCTGATGAAAGAGGACGTTTAATGGTTCAGGGTTTATTAACTGCAAGTATAGGAACAAAGATTGGCGGTGATTTAAACTATATCGCAAGAGAGATGGTTAGTGAATTTATTCGGCCTGTTTTTACTGGCGATACGATTACATGTAAAATAACTCTAACCAATCTTGAACAATTGGAAGGCTTCAAAAAGGTGGAATTGAAGTCGGTATATAGGAATCAACAAGGAAAAGAAGTGATAAGAGGGTCGAGCCGTGGAATAATAAGAGACTAA
- a CDS encoding DJ-1/PfpI family protein: MSKKQGFRLGVYIFKDAEVVDYAAPYGVFSVARRLDPGLDAFLVADALRPVQTQAGLTVHPNYSFNDMPDMDAFLIPGGFGTRQETYNKRLHQFIRSLPETTLLTSVCTGSWIYGNMGLLDGLPATSRKEPDRMEASDMGKVPIDRLAELAPACTISRARIVDAGRIITGAGIASGMEMGFHLLRRAGYDEAFISDVARVMEYAEAYSIYKDDIEYFNPIGK, translated from the coding sequence ATGAGTAAAAAACAAGGTTTCCGATTGGGTGTCTATATTTTCAAAGATGCCGAAGTCGTAGATTATGCAGCGCCATACGGGGTATTTTCGGTAGCGCGCAGGCTGGATCCCGGGCTTGATGCCTTTCTGGTCGCTGATGCGTTAAGACCCGTCCAGACCCAAGCCGGCCTTACAGTCCACCCCAATTACAGCTTCAATGACATGCCGGATATGGATGCCTTTCTCATCCCTGGCGGGTTCGGAACCCGGCAGGAGACCTACAACAAACGGCTGCACCAATTTATACGGTCTCTGCCCGAGACGACCTTGCTGACCAGCGTATGCACCGGCTCCTGGATCTATGGGAACATGGGGCTGCTCGACGGGCTGCCGGCGACCAGCCGCAAAGAACCGGATCGGATGGAAGCTTCCGACATGGGCAAGGTGCCCATCGATCGGCTTGCCGAACTCGCGCCGGCGTGCACGATCAGCCGGGCACGCATTGTCGATGCCGGCCGAATCATTACGGGCGCAGGCATCGCCTCCGGCATGGAAATGGGCTTCCATTTGTTGCGACGGGCCGGATATGACGAAGCCTTCATCTCGGATGTAGCCAGAGTGATGGAGTATGCCGAAGCGTACAGCATCTACAAAGATGATATTGAATATTTCAATCCAATTGGAAAATAA